One Ostrea edulis chromosome 2, xbOstEdul1.1, whole genome shotgun sequence genomic region harbors:
- the LOC125667268 gene encoding nocturnin-like isoform X2 — protein sequence MSIQAALEDLHKDVKKRSLPDLLDRDFVNVSGCESEVTVMQWNVLAQALSGGDDNFVLCPPEALSWENRQLRILEEIYRISPSILCMQEVDCFSFLEKKLKPLGYDGRWVQKPHSPCMEMEGNMGPDGCALFYLKDKLQMMDTQHVNLKENGKATNQTALVCKLKVKDNGHMLYVAVVHLKAKSGFENLRHKQGKYLLDYLMKEARSEPIIVCGDFNASPKEPVYQDFTNSDLELRSVYKTALSEKTEPKYTTWKIRAGTDGKNTESCKTIDYIWIRGNLKLTAILSIPEDASIGPDRLPSYKYPSDHFALACKLVFA from the exons ATGTCCATACAAGCTGCCTTGGAGGATCTTCACAAAGATGTAAAGAAAAGGAGCCTGCCTGATCTTTTGGATCGTGACTTTGTAAATGTATCAGGATGTGAAAGTGAGGTGACTGTCATGCAGTGGAATGTATTGGCCCAGG CATTGAGTGGTGGAGATGATAATTTTGTTCTATGTCCACCTGAGGCCCTTTCATGGGAAAATCGACAACTACGCATTTTAGAGGAGATATATCGCATTTCTCCCAGCATTTTATGCATGCAGGAAGTTGATTGCTTCTCATTCCtggagaaaaaattaaaaccactgGGATATGATGGAAGGTGGGTGCAGAAACCCCACTCACCATGCATGGAAATGGAGGGCAACATGGGACCAGATGGATGTGCATTATTCTACCTTAAAGACAAACTCCAGATGATGGATACTCAACATGTTAATCTTAAAGAAAATGGTAAGGCAACAAATCAGACTGCCCTTGTCTGTAAATTGAAAGTCAAGGACAATGGACACATGCTCTATGTGGCAGTTGTTCATCTTAAGGCCAAGTCAGGCTTTGAGAATCTTAGGCATAAGCAGGGAAAATACTTGCTTGATTATCTGATGAAGGAGGCAAGATCTGAACCCATCATCGTGTGTGGTGACTTCAATGCGAGTCCAAAGGAGCCAGTGTACCAGGACTTCACAAACAGTGACCTGGAACTGAGGAGCGTGTACAAGACTGCATTGTCCGAGAAGACGGAACCCAAGTACACCACCTGGAAGATCCGGGCAGGTACAGATGGCAAGAACACAGAGAGCTGTAAGACTATAGACTACATCTGGATCAGAGGAAACCTGAAGCTAACAGCAATTCTTAGCATACCAGAGGATGCCTCAATAGGCCCAGATCGTTTGCCTAGCTATAAGTACCCATCAGACCATTTTGCTCTAGCCTGCAAACTAGTGTTCGCTTAA
- the LOC125667278 gene encoding ras-related protein Rab-9A-like: MSQKSKLLKVVLLGDGGVGKSSLMNRFVSNKFDAQSFHTIGVEFLNKDVTYEGENYTMQIWDTAGQERFKSLRTPFYRGADCCLLTFAVDDIQSFKNLAMWKKEFLYYADIQDGNNFPFVILGNKIDVENRMVSSEMAQEWCQANGQAPYFETSAKDSTNVDEAFKAAIKRLRDLEDVIEIKTQHGNTVDLKKKAKSQSSGCCGN; this comes from the coding sequence ATGTCCCAAAAGTCAAAGTTACTGAAAGTTGTTCTTCTTGGGGATGGAGGAGTAGGGAAGAGCTCCTTAATGAACCGCTTTGTCAGCAACAAGTTTGATGCCCAGTCATTTCATACCATTGGGGTGGAGTTCTTGAATAAGGATGTCACATATGAGGGAGAGAATTACACCATGCAGATATGGGACACCGCAGGGCAAGAACGCTTTAAGAGTTTACGAACACCGTTTTATCGGGGAGCCGATTGTTGTTTGTTGACTTTTGCTGTTGATGATATTCAGAGTTTTAAAAATCTGGCAATGTGGAAAAAAGAATTCCTGTACTATGCTGACATTCAGGATGGTAACAATTTTCCATTTGTGATACTAGGGAACAAAATCGATGTAGAGAATCGAATGGTTTCCTCTGAAATGGCTCAAGAGTGGTGTCAAGCAAATGGACAAGCCCCCTATTTTGAAACCAGCGCTAAAGATTCCACAAATGTTGATGAAGCATTTAAAGCAGCAATAAAAAGGTTACGAGACTTGGAGGATGTGATAGAGATTAAAACCCAGCATGGGAACACAGTGGACCTGAAGAAAAAGGCCAAGTCACAGAGCTCAGGTTGCTGTGGCAATTGA
- the LOC125667261 gene encoding coiled-coil domain-containing protein 138-like, whose product MSKSRPKPLKGDLSGESDLDSTITPINAATDNSQGRIIESDSLSDFYLHEISGKHRRKKQHHHKTKAALDSDEEEYHNISNENIRDIYKELRVISEKLKLENKSLHEREQKLKERERMVSISSQNIQTIAQHEIKQKLQAVEERYKADIYRLETLLREKCKENKRLKDNFETLKQANDALKKEFECLQSQHEKLEKQAVTVQARLTNLQRKQEFDQRQKELDVAAVAMGNAVPKQQKPKEAEEKTKQRTQKTAACCFDVTGILLDWVSDAHLRCAVSDLPGKPLERFLSPEYLQEKIMKILPSAVDMLREFPGQNLKISLPCIQFIYWALTHVENCAGQQKSGLSSTLRRLGEELYRAKTVRFSELEKTPSEFNPPSPIKLDKSKDGIYFRSQNLHVRLLSSFIILKTLSQVDLLAHVFDVLRNDLKSDIAKELFLYYQATPVVLQYLKPVNKTFMGSAMDIFLQMSTDSPFLQPFLETCSNENWFRTVAMVLRAPSQDSKLLEKLSIILQKLSKFRCNRKYFDVYTIVGIIQELLRGCPTDQAFLGLNLKSILFNLTSGAAQ is encoded by the exons ATGAGCAAGTCAAGACCAAAGCCCCTTAAAGGAGATTTATCAGGAGAAAGCGATTTGG ACTCGACAATCACACCTATCAATGCAGCCACAGACAACAGCCAGGGTCGCATTATAGAATCAGACAGTCTGTCCGACTTTTACCTTCATGAAATCAGTGGAAAACATCGCAGGAAGAAGCAACATCATCACAAAACAAAGGCAGCTCTTGATTCAGACGAGGAAG AATATCACAACATCAGCAATGAAAACATCAGAGATATTTACAAAGAACTACGAGTTATCAGTGAAAAACTCAAG TTGGAGAACAAAAGCCTTCATGAGCGAGAACAAAAACTTAAAGAAAGGGAACGAATGGTATCGATTTCTTCCCAGAACATACAGACCATAGCACAACATGAAATCAAACAGAAACTGCAAGCTGTGGAGGAG AGATACAAAGCAGACATTTATAGATTGGAAACCTTGTTGAGGGagaaatgtaaagaaaacaaaagattAAAGGATAACTTTGAAACCTTGAAGCAAGCAAATGATGCTCTAAAAAAAGAG TTTGAATGCCTGCAAAGTCAGCACGAAAAGTTGGAAAAGCAAGCTGTCACTGTTCAGGCCAGATTGACGAacttgcag AGGAAGCAGGAGTTTGATCAGCGACAGAAGGAGTTGGATGTGGCAGCAGTTGCTATGGGAAATGCTGTTCCTAAGCAACAGAAACCAAAAGAGGCAGAGGAAAAAACAAAGCAGAGAACCCAAAAG ACAGCAGCCTGTTGTTTTGATGTGACAGGGATTTTACTGGACTGGGTCAGTGATGCTCACCTGAGATGTGCTGTATCAGATTTACCAGGAAAACCACTAGAGCGCTTCCTCTCGCCGgaatatcttcaggagaaaatcaTGAAG ATTTTGCCATCAGCTGTAGATATGTTGAGGGAGTTTCCTGGCCAGAATCTTAAGATTTCTCTCCCCTGCATTCAGTTTATATACTGGGCTTTGACTCATGTAGAAAACTGTGCAGGACAACAG AAGAGTGGATTGTCGTCCACTCTCAGGCGGTTAGGAGAGGAACTCTACAGAGCAAAGACTGTGAGGTTTTCGGAGCTTGAAAAGACTCCATCAGAATTTAACCCTCCCTCTCCCATTAAATTAGACAAATCAAAAGATGGCATCTACTTCCGCAGTCAGAATCTCCATGTTCGACTTCTTTCATCTTTTATCATACTGAAAACTCTTAGTCAAg TGGATCTCCTGGCCCATGTGTTTGATGTTTTAAGGAATGATCTGAAATCTGACATTGCCAAAGAATTGTTTCTGTATTATCAAGCTACCCCTGTGGTTCTTCAGTACTTAAAACCAGTTAACAAG ACATTTATGGGATCAGCAATGGACATATTTCTACAAATGTCTACGGACTCTCCATTCCTGCAGCCCTTCCTGGAAACATGTAGTAATGAGAACTGGTTTAGGACAGTAGCCATGGTGCTCCGAGCTCCCAGTCAGGACAGTAAACTGCTGGAAAAGCTTAGCATCATTCTACAGAAACTCTCAAAGTTTAG GTGCAACAGGAAATACTTTGATGTGTATACTATTGTGGGAATTATTCAGGAACTACTGCGCGGCTGTCCAACAGATCAAGCCTTCCTGGGTCTCAATCTCAAGTCCATTCTTTTCAATCTGACCTCAGGGGCTGCACAGTGA
- the LOC125667268 gene encoding nocturnin-like isoform X1, whose product MFIQQLLGRYEIIEVRNMSIQAALEDLHKDVKKRSLPDLLDRDFVNVSGCESEVTVMQWNVLAQALSGGDDNFVLCPPEALSWENRQLRILEEIYRISPSILCMQEVDCFSFLEKKLKPLGYDGRWVQKPHSPCMEMEGNMGPDGCALFYLKDKLQMMDTQHVNLKENGKATNQTALVCKLKVKDNGHMLYVAVVHLKAKSGFENLRHKQGKYLLDYLMKEARSEPIIVCGDFNASPKEPVYQDFTNSDLELRSVYKTALSEKTEPKYTTWKIRAGTDGKNTESCKTIDYIWIRGNLKLTAILSIPEDASIGPDRLPSYKYPSDHFALACKLVFA is encoded by the exons atgtttattcaacagttactAGGAAGATATGAAATAATAG AAGTCAGAAATATGTCCATACAAGCTGCCTTGGAGGATCTTCACAAAGATGTAAAGAAAAGGAGCCTGCCTGATCTTTTGGATCGTGACTTTGTAAATGTATCAGGATGTGAAAGTGAGGTGACTGTCATGCAGTGGAATGTATTGGCCCAGG CATTGAGTGGTGGAGATGATAATTTTGTTCTATGTCCACCTGAGGCCCTTTCATGGGAAAATCGACAACTACGCATTTTAGAGGAGATATATCGCATTTCTCCCAGCATTTTATGCATGCAGGAAGTTGATTGCTTCTCATTCCtggagaaaaaattaaaaccactgGGATATGATGGAAGGTGGGTGCAGAAACCCCACTCACCATGCATGGAAATGGAGGGCAACATGGGACCAGATGGATGTGCATTATTCTACCTTAAAGACAAACTCCAGATGATGGATACTCAACATGTTAATCTTAAAGAAAATGGTAAGGCAACAAATCAGACTGCCCTTGTCTGTAAATTGAAAGTCAAGGACAATGGACACATGCTCTATGTGGCAGTTGTTCATCTTAAGGCCAAGTCAGGCTTTGAGAATCTTAGGCATAAGCAGGGAAAATACTTGCTTGATTATCTGATGAAGGAGGCAAGATCTGAACCCATCATCGTGTGTGGTGACTTCAATGCGAGTCCAAAGGAGCCAGTGTACCAGGACTTCACAAACAGTGACCTGGAACTGAGGAGCGTGTACAAGACTGCATTGTCCGAGAAGACGGAACCCAAGTACACCACCTGGAAGATCCGGGCAGGTACAGATGGCAAGAACACAGAGAGCTGTAAGACTATAGACTACATCTGGATCAGAGGAAACCTGAAGCTAACAGCAATTCTTAGCATACCAGAGGATGCCTCAATAGGCCCAGATCGTTTGCCTAGCTATAAGTACCCATCAGACCATTTTGCTCTAGCCTGCAAACTAGTGTTCGCTTAA